In one Arthrobacter jinronghuae genomic region, the following are encoded:
- a CDS encoding lipid II:glycine glycyltransferase FemX, producing MTPVPYRSEQLTQEAFEALAAAHPDVVIPLEQTPYWADFERKLGRSPYGIWAYYDGDTLVATASYLRSERRLRPSLVVVNGPTWFTTRTHNAEARLVSTVQEQFRTDPAVDPLYIRMQIAHPQPPVTGPLEHGWYEREIVVDLTPDTDEIFASFRSNARNLIRKAEKLGVKVQTIERARWAEVFRTELFPIMQETASRDGFSSFESSFYETLLTELGDHLRLMVAYMDGQAVSWLITTEYRGYSVYYFAASSHSARKTNAPYLLLWEAFKVLKEAGNTACGLTGIVSDNYPSLINVTTFKRNFSKTVVTIPTTYDIPLHPLRYALVANALKLRREAPAKLRSLPASAKGLAGRITGRKGEKAA from the coding sequence GTGACCCCCGTTCCATACCGTTCCGAGCAGCTCACCCAAGAGGCGTTCGAGGCGCTCGCCGCCGCGCACCCCGATGTGGTGATCCCGCTGGAGCAAACCCCTTACTGGGCGGATTTTGAGCGGAAGCTTGGCCGCAGCCCGTACGGCATCTGGGCCTATTACGACGGCGACACCCTGGTTGCCACCGCCAGCTACCTTCGCTCCGAACGGCGGCTGCGGCCGTCCCTCGTGGTCGTCAACGGTCCCACCTGGTTCACCACGCGCACGCACAACGCCGAAGCCCGGCTCGTGTCCACTGTGCAGGAACAGTTCCGGACCGATCCCGCCGTGGACCCGTTGTATATCCGGATGCAGATCGCGCATCCGCAGCCGCCCGTCACCGGTCCGCTGGAACACGGCTGGTACGAACGGGAAATCGTCGTCGACCTGACTCCGGATACGGACGAAATCTTTGCGTCGTTCCGGTCCAACGCGCGGAACCTGATCCGCAAGGCGGAGAAGCTGGGCGTCAAGGTCCAGACCATCGAGCGCGCCCGCTGGGCAGAGGTGTTCCGCACGGAACTGTTCCCGATCATGCAGGAAACCGCTTCGCGGGACGGCTTCTCGAGCTTCGAGTCCTCGTTCTACGAAACCCTGCTTACCGAACTCGGCGACCATCTGCGCCTCATGGTGGCGTACATGGACGGACAGGCCGTGTCCTGGCTGATCACCACCGAGTACCGCGGTTACTCCGTTTACTACTTCGCGGCGAGCTCGCACAGCGCCCGCAAGACCAATGCGCCCTACCTGCTGCTCTGGGAGGCCTTCAAGGTCCTCAAGGAAGCGGGCAACACGGCGTGCGGGTTGACCGGGATCGTCAGTGACAACTACCCGAGCCTGATTAACGTCACCACGTTCAAGCGGAACTTCTCCAAGACGGTGGTCACCATCCCCACGACCTATGACATTCCCCTGCATCCGCTGCGGTACGCTCTGGTGGCAAACGCTCTGAAGCTGCGGCGCGAGGCGCCCGCGAAGCTGCGCAGCCTGCCGGCCTCCGCCAAGGGTCTTGCAGGCCGGATCACCGGACGGAAGGGCGAAAAGGCGGCCTAA
- a CDS encoding glycosyltransferase family 87 protein, translated as MQPNSRRGPQRIVAPSRNDPFLRKFTEGIGGPLGRHAAPGIVSPGFFTVERVLVLFTIVSALLAVLIKTPCRVGGWGTPDQFYAACYSDWPELFRTRGIGDGVFPFLTEGALFEYPVLLGLLAGAAALVVPGEGGTALRSLQYFDVNALLATGAWIATVIATMRLAGRRPWDAAMVAVAPAAILSVFINWDIFAVMLATAGMLAFARNRPVAAGVLIGLGTALKLYPVLILGAVLVLALRTLRLRPAVLTFTAAAATWLAVNLPFLLRDYESWRFFLTFTQDRPAGYSSIWFAWNLTVERAGGTGVGPEFINLWAYLLFALACLGIAVLALRCRRRPRLAQLVFLIVAAFILTNKVYSPQFVLWLIPLVALARPRWRDFLIWQFFEVMHWWAIWMYLAKETSGGAAENNLDSPYYVLAVLGHVLATAYLMYRVVSDILEPDGDPVRRGGVDDPQGGPFDGAPDRWALRRRRPVSLETHAAPAKEAQ; from the coding sequence ATGCAGCCCAACTCCCGGCGCGGTCCGCAGCGCATTGTGGCGCCCTCCCGCAACGATCCGTTCCTGAGGAAGTTCACGGAAGGCATCGGCGGTCCCCTGGGCCGCCATGCCGCCCCTGGCATCGTCTCGCCCGGATTCTTCACCGTGGAACGGGTGCTGGTCCTATTCACGATCGTCTCCGCACTGCTGGCCGTCCTGATTAAGACACCCTGCCGTGTGGGCGGCTGGGGCACCCCGGACCAGTTTTACGCCGCCTGCTATTCGGACTGGCCGGAACTCTTCCGTACCCGGGGGATAGGCGACGGCGTTTTCCCGTTCCTTACGGAGGGTGCGCTTTTTGAGTATCCGGTCCTTCTGGGACTCCTGGCCGGTGCCGCCGCCCTGGTGGTGCCCGGCGAAGGCGGCACGGCCTTGAGGTCGCTGCAGTATTTCGACGTCAACGCACTCCTGGCCACGGGGGCATGGATTGCCACGGTCATAGCCACCATGCGCCTGGCCGGGCGCCGCCCGTGGGACGCTGCCATGGTGGCGGTAGCCCCGGCGGCGATCCTGTCCGTCTTCATTAACTGGGACATTTTCGCAGTGATGCTGGCCACGGCCGGCATGTTGGCTTTTGCCCGGAACCGTCCGGTGGCAGCAGGCGTGCTGATCGGGCTGGGAACCGCGCTCAAGCTTTACCCCGTGCTGATTCTCGGCGCCGTGCTGGTGCTCGCGCTGCGGACGCTCCGCCTGCGCCCGGCGGTGCTGACCTTTACGGCTGCGGCAGCAACCTGGCTGGCCGTCAACCTGCCGTTCCTGCTCCGCGATTACGAGTCCTGGCGCTTCTTCCTCACGTTCACCCAGGACCGCCCGGCGGGCTACTCTTCCATCTGGTTCGCCTGGAACCTGACCGTGGAGCGGGCCGGCGGAACCGGCGTCGGACCCGAATTCATCAATCTATGGGCCTACCTGCTGTTTGCACTGGCGTGCCTTGGAATCGCCGTGCTGGCGCTGCGATGCAGACGGCGGCCGCGGTTGGCGCAGCTGGTTTTCCTGATTGTTGCGGCCTTCATCCTCACCAATAAGGTCTACTCGCCGCAGTTTGTTCTCTGGCTCATTCCGCTGGTCGCCCTGGCCCGGCCGAGGTGGCGCGACTTCCTGATCTGGCAGTTCTTCGAAGTGATGCACTGGTGGGCTATCTGGATGTACCTCGCGAAAGAGACCTCCGGCGGCGCCGCCGAGAACAACCTCGATTCGCCCTACTACGTGCTGGCTGTTCTGGGCCATGTGCTGGCCACCGCTTATCTGATGTACCGGGTGGTGTCCGACATTCTGGAACCCGACGGCGACCCCGTTCGCCGGGGCGGCGTCGACGATCCGCAGGGCGGACCGTTCGACGGTGCCCCCGACCGCTGGGCCCTGCGGCGGCGAAGGCCGGTATCCTTGGAAACGCATGCGGCCCCGGCGAAAGAAGCACAGTGA
- a CDS encoding inositol-3-phosphate synthase, giving the protein MSENPIRVAIVGVGNCAASLVQGVQYYRSADPNETVPGLMHVKFGDYHVNDVQFVAAFDVDSKKVGLDLADAIGASENNTIKIADVPQTGITVQRGHTLDGLGKYYRETITESDASPVDIVAALRDNAVDVMVCYLPVGSEQAAKFYAQCAIDAGVAFVNALPVFIAGTKEWADKFTAAGVPIVGDDIKSQIGATITHRVMAKLFEDRGVILDRTYQLNVGGNMDFKNMLERERLESKKISKTQAVTSNTSAHLKADDVHIGPSDYVAWLDDRKWAFVRLEGRNFGDAPVSLEYKLEVWDSPNSAGVIIDAVRAAKIALDRGVGGPILSASSYFMKSPPEQYNDDLAKEKVEQFIRGEVER; this is encoded by the coding sequence GTGTCCGAGAACCCCATCCGGGTCGCAATTGTGGGTGTTGGAAACTGCGCAGCTTCGCTGGTGCAGGGTGTCCAGTACTACCGCAGCGCCGATCCCAACGAAACCGTCCCTGGCCTGATGCACGTGAAGTTCGGCGACTACCACGTCAATGACGTGCAGTTCGTTGCCGCTTTCGACGTCGACAGCAAGAAAGTCGGCCTCGACCTGGCTGACGCGATCGGCGCAAGCGAAAACAACACCATCAAGATTGCCGATGTGCCGCAGACCGGCATCACCGTGCAGCGCGGGCACACCCTCGACGGGCTCGGCAAGTACTACCGGGAAACGATCACTGAATCCGATGCGTCGCCGGTGGACATTGTTGCTGCCCTTCGGGACAACGCAGTGGACGTTATGGTCTGCTATCTGCCGGTCGGCTCCGAGCAGGCTGCCAAGTTCTACGCCCAGTGCGCCATCGACGCCGGCGTCGCCTTCGTCAACGCGCTGCCCGTCTTCATTGCCGGCACCAAGGAGTGGGCGGACAAGTTCACCGCTGCCGGCGTGCCGATTGTCGGCGACGACATCAAGAGCCAGATCGGCGCCACCATCACGCACCGCGTCATGGCCAAGCTGTTCGAGGACCGCGGCGTCATCCTGGACCGCACCTACCAGCTGAATGTCGGCGGCAACATGGACTTCAAGAACATGCTCGAACGCGAGCGCCTGGAATCCAAGAAGATCTCCAAGACGCAGGCCGTCACGTCCAACACCTCGGCCCATCTGAAGGCCGACGACGTCCACATCGGCCCGTCGGACTACGTCGCGTGGCTCGATGACCGTAAATGGGCCTTTGTCCGCCTTGAGGGACGCAACTTCGGCGACGCTCCGGTGTCCCTGGAGTACAAGCTGGAAGTGTGGGACTCCCCCAACTCCGCCGGCGTCATCATCGATGCAGTGCGTGCCGCCAAGATTGCCCTGGACCGCGGTGTGGGCGGGCCTATCCTCTCGGCCTCGAGCTACTTCATGAAGTCGCCGCCGGAGCAGTACAACGATGACCTGGCCAAGGAAAAGGTAGAGCAGTTCATCCGCGGCGAGGTTGAGCGCTAA